Part of the Ornithodoros turicata isolate Travis chromosome 6, ASM3712646v1, whole genome shotgun sequence genome, TAACAATATTCCAAATCAaaaatttcacacaaaaaagcaCAGTAGAAAGGAACACAGGGTGGACACTGTTGAATTTCATTTTATGTTTGCCACGTCTTGGTAGACATACTCCCTTCCGCTCTCGAAAAACATCTCTtccccgcgtagcacgctctgcgccaaccattgctacgaatgatagggttgtagCTTCTGATATGAGGACAGAGCggtacgtacgcctttttgtgtcaatttggatatatgataattgacacaaaaaggcgtacgccctcctctctcttggaattagaggctagccctatcgttcgtggccatggttggcgcagagcgtgttatgtggtgaagttctgtctttagagtgtaacAAATGAATTTTTCAAATCAACTTTTACGGTACAAACTTCGCTTGATAGCACGCTCCCTTGCCTAGACAGGCTCCAACtgaattttgtcaaaaatttcaaTCCACTATTCACAGAATATCGGCTCAAAACATGATTACAATATTACATCAACAATAATTTGTCTTGAGGAGAGTGAAGTAAATCTGACACAAGATTGTTaccagcacactcttaaaaacgaactttacCTCATAGCCTgctaatcccgaatgacagcgttcccgCCCCCgattttgttgaaaaccggaggcgtgaccttttttgtatcaattatgcaattgataagtggtacaaaaaaggcgtacgcctcccgttcccaCCAAGTCACGAGcgaaaacgatatcattcgagttcaTATGGCACTGATAGCATATGCTTAATGTAAAGCATGTATGCTATACACTCAACGGCCCActtcctcaaagaagtcaaaatATGCGGTTTTTCATTTACATTTGGCGTGAACGTACTATGTACAGCCGGGCTCGATTCTCTTCTGCCTTGGAAATCACATTGAGTACTTTGTGTTTTAAACTGTTGAACAGCAAACTGTTCGGACGCCATCCATCATCTCACAGTCAAGTTGTTGTTCAGCACTCTCTGACGTCGACGAATAAGTTTCCTCAATCTCCTCGGCGACTGGAGGGACTGCTGAGAACACAATTCTCATCACTTTCAATCACCATGTACACAAAGGTCTTGATCTTGATCCCGTGAACAAGACGCACGACACTCGTGTTGCTCGCGTAGCGTATTCAGGGCGTCAGCCGAAATCGCatggagcctttttttttttcagcccgtATAGTGCCTTCATGTACACACACCTTTTACCCTTAACTTTCGGCATCACGGCAACTTCGTGCACATTTAATAAGCCCACCTTCAAACTTGGAACAGCACAACGGAAAAAGCTACTGGAGAAAGCACGCCGGCACAGgcgagcggatgatgatgatgaatgtcgGCGCTATTGTCGATATCCATGGCGCTTTCTGCCTTGGTCGCGGCGGTGCAGTtagtatagcagacgacgctcagcagTGGACAGCAGGCACCCAGTAAACAATATACGTCCCGGAGACGTCTCGGCAATATCTTGTTGTGGAGATTTGGACGTCCCATGGACTTTCGTACACAGCCCGTTGACGTCTTTTGTACGTTGAGGGGACTATGCTTTCAGTAGCCATTGTACATCCAGTAGACGTCCAGTAGATGTCACTTCCCAGACGTCTGGATATTAATGGGACGTGTACATTTCCATGCACATCCGTATTAAATGTTATACTCTTTTGTATTTTTTCGTTTGCAATTTATCCCAGTTCATCCAGAACCATTAAATAAACAGATTACATGTCAAAACATTTATTTGTAACAGGTACTTGAGCATAGTTTCACATGAGATATATGTATCACAACCTGGCTTGGCAGTGCCTTTGGTACTAGTGTTCTTCGCCTTCTCGTACAAATTCGGTTGGCGGTCCCATTCTTACATAAAATACAAAGTTGTACAAAATACAAAAGTTTTACAGAACAGGTAAGCTTGCACTTAGACTAGTTGTATCACAGTTTGGCATGGAAATGCAATTCGTGCATAAAATTCACGTAAAAATAATTAACCATAAAATTGCCTCTTTGCACGCCACGGCTAAAGTGGCTAAATCTAAGAAGGCTTTAGAAGGCTAAATCttgcagaaaaacaaaaatatttagAAGTGTCCGCCTTTTACACTGAAGTTAGACTCTGCTAACACACCTTGCCTTGTACGGGTTAGTTTTACAGTCCCTTTCGTATATGAAATACAAGTTATACAAAAGCTGTACAAAACAGGCAAACTTGCACTTGGGCAAGTTGTATCACAGTTTGGCTTGAAAGTGCCATTCTTGTATAAAATTCGCGTGAAAAAGTAATGTGAACCATAAAATTGCCCTACTACAGCAGAGCTGAGCAAGGCTATGCTGGCTAAATTTTACATCAAAACATTGAAGGTTTTACACTGGTGTTGATACCATAACACACTTAGAAATGTACAAAGTAGGTGAAAAAAAGTCAGCTTACTTAAGCTGAGTTTAAACTGTGCACAGTATGTATAGTACTGCCTATTTGAGCAAGAAAAATGGACCAATCTGTCTAtttcaagaaagaaaaaaaaatgatttcaCGCTGGATCAGGCTGAGTGGTCCGGTTgacctccccatttttttctttcaaacatatattaaagccttgtccctaggaggcatattgacgctgaaagtagttgaaaataattggtggttattttttaatgaattatcattcagatgtgggcatttcgaccgttgtgcttcctacgaagtttgaTGCCACATATCTTAACTATTAGACATTCAGCTGAATTTTTTTCCACGTGTTGTCGGGGGTCGGTAGCATTGCATCCTTAGTTctgaagatcctaaggtttgcatttgaggagataaaaaatcaaATTTGCATCATTTGTAAAATATCGTacattttgggaacctcactTCTCGTCCCCCAGTTGCGATACCCGAAAATAATCTACATAATTGTCTTCGTCtggaaatgccctttcttctcgtagcgagtacatcgtattgtggATTAGGCCAACGCCCCCAACAGTCTTTGTAAGGGGTGTCTACAGAAAATGGGTAAATTTGACAGTGCGCATCtctcgtgacatcgttcattttactcacgaACGTTCATGatgactcaaaacagcacataaaaaaaatctgcttcagagatggtcgaagttacgttcgtGACTCAACGTCATTCGCAACGTAaattcgaccatctctgaagcaaaaagttttttgatgtgctgttttgagtcgtcatgaacgtttgtgagtaaaatgaacgatgtcacgagtggaTATATACCGGGTGCgtgctgtcgaatttacgcattttctgtAGGCACccctaaaaaaaaagactgttgagggcgttgccctaattcacaatacgatgtactcgctacgagaagaaagggcatttccagacgaacacaatgatgtagattactttcgggtatcgCAACTGGGGGACGAGAAGCGAGGTTCCAAAAAtataccatattttacaaatgaggcaaatttgtGATTTATCTTCTCACATGCAAAccttaggatgcaatgctacccaccccagacatgACGTGGAGTTTggagttttctggcgcaaggatatcgaAGATTAAGCTGACATTACGTGGAAAAAAATTAAactgaatatgtcaaatagttatgaagatatgtggagtcaaactgcgtaggaagcgcaatggtcgaaatgcccacatctgaatgacaattcattcaaaaataacgaccaattattttcaactacttcaGCGCctatatgcctcctagggacaaggctttaatatatgtttgaaagaaaaaaatggggaggtcGACCATCTTATTAACACATTCAAAGGTATCCTTTGCTAGAATAAACACTGCAGTAAAAGTCCACAAGCAGATCATGCATTGGCAGTTATGTGGCACATATTGTTTTTTCACGCAGCAGAATTATTTTGCAGTTGTAAATTATAAGGTGAGAGTTACACTTCTAATCAGTGTTCATTCAAAagctttttgaaaaaaaaaaaaaaaaatcaagtacAGACAAGTTGGCAGAATTGGAGTCACCTTAGTGGTGTCTGTGAGCTGCAACTTTTCAATTGACAAGGCATTCAGACCAATATATCATTCAAAACACACAATGAGTACTAATTAGCCATATGTAACTGGACAAAACAAGAAAGATACCACTGAATGTACTGAACCGCTGCAAACAACATCAGCTGTTTTTTTAAGACCACTGCTTGTCCACTGTTCTTAGGGCACCACACAACCACTTATTCTTTGGTGATTTTCTCCACCTTGTCTCAGAACAGTAGGGCACCCCGCCGCTGTGGTGTGGCTAACAGTTTGTTCCTGGGGAAGTTCATGCAGTAGATTCCTGGGGCAGCCCACGCAGTAGCCTCCTGAGGCAGTTTACGCAACTGCTGGAAGGAAAGCAATGAAATTAGAAAACATTCAGTCGGAACTACCATGGGGGTCACACAAGGGGCACAAATTTGGGCTATGGTGCAGGGTAGAAGATTGGTCCTAGCACTACTCAAGGAACTGATGAAAACACAATTACACATCAGATGTTCCCCATGCAtgtggttttcttttttcaggaTTTCAAACAGACAGACAGGCTCTGAGTCTACAACATATGAGGACACGGAAATGCAGCAAACACTGTTTTGCTAAATACAAAATTTCATTAGACACACGTTAGTTACATAGAGGCTCAACTGTACTCGTCCAATCTAACATCTAAGAAAGCAGCAAACACTTATGATTGTGTGCATCCTTACCAGACTCGATGCTTTTGGCTCTTTTACACCTGTCACCAGCATGCCTCAGCCATTCTTTGGCAACTACCTGCACCTCGAACTCTGTTACTTTCGAAAACTTTTTCTGTGCGTGAAGGGCACCTGCCAggaaaaagggaaaagaaatgATCACCCAAACAATGCAGCATCTATTTATGGTGCATATATGCTACAAATAAACAGTTTGAAGGAATTGTTTAAATTTTGTACAAAGAATAAATCATACATACGTAAGATTAGACCTGGCAAAGTAAGGTCCACAAATTtaaattttccttttcttccttccCAGCTGTAAAGCTGTGCAAGTTTGTCTGTGAACATGTGGGATAGAATCCTTTTGACTGCACATTTCAGGGAGCTTCCTCCCAGCAACATTAGCTCAGTCACCTGCAAGTAGTGTAGCAATCAACACAGTCATTGTCTCAGTGTAAGAACAATAATGCTGCCACAAGAACTGTAAAAATGGTGTGGAAGTTGCTGGAAGCAACTTTCGTTACTGCACACATTAACATAAGGTGGTCACACGGTTGCTAATGGCTGCCATATACCTACCAACTGTTTTTGACGATCAGGTGTGAGTTGCCGTTCGAAGTTGTCAACATCCTCTACAGAGTCAAGTGGCTCTGACAGGAGCAACGGAGCCTCAACGAGACTAGATTGCTGGGGAACTAGACTTGATAGGAGTTCACTATGTTGCTGCATAGCCATACGGAGTATGTTAAGGCTCTTGAGGACCTGTCTTTGGAACTCTGTAAGCGCAAATTCAATACAAATTTCAACGCAAATTTAGGGCAGAATTGAATGAGCAATTGAGGCACTCACCGCAGTCTGGCATTGCCTGCGTTTGTGAACGAGTAGTTGTACTGGCTGCCGGTAAAGTTCTTGCTCCACTATGTGCTGGTTCTGTAATATGTAAAGACCACAATATACTCGAGCTGAAACATACAAAAAGCATGATAATGTTATATCTTTAAAATAAGCGAACTCAAAAAGCAAGCTGATGGCACTGGTCTATAGCCAAGACTAGGTACACAAAAAGACATATCTTAATTATCAACGTCTCAACAGAGATGTTGgtcatgcctttttttttttcgtcttcccAGTTTCAGGTCTATATTTTTACCTTAGCAAAATTACAGGATGGCACCTTTTTGAACACAAAACACATAAAACATTTGAGAACAGTCGTGCAGGGTgaaaattttcttttttgtccaaAATGACCATTGAACAAAACAGTTCACACAACTAACGTGAGAGCCACACACTTGATGCAAGAACAATTGAATTGAATGAATTCTCTGATCAGTTTTGTATGATTACCGGTATGTAGCTGTCGTTGTGGAACCTGGCTACTTCGTTGGTTACAAGTGATTGGTGGTGAATCGCCTGCACAACCTAAATAGCATAGCACATAAACAATACCACATAATACAAGTGAAAAATGGGGTAGAGGACTTACCAGTTCTGAACGAAGCTTCGGGTATGCAAGAAGACGATGTCAGTGCATGGTTACatgaaacacaaagaaagaagcaCACATACCTCCCTCTAGTTCCGAATATTCTTCAAAGTCCGCTGGACCTGCAGTAGCAAGCAGTGATAGGATCATGTTTCATGTTTAATGGCACAACATCGAATGTCCAGTAGCAAGCAGTGACACCAAGGGCTATACAACAACCCAAGCTAGACAACACTTATTTATAGCAGTGCATAACCACATACGCCATAacttaaatataaatacataaatacgAAAAGATACAGAAAGATTCAAGCATATTTACCTGGACAGTGCTCACGATCTGAAAAATGCAGCTTTCAGATATTAAAAAAGCTTCACGTAAAACTCTGGAAAATGGATGGCATGCTAATAATGGAAAATTAAATTCACTTACGTGTCCCTGTCACAGATGAATCCCTGTGATCAACAAGGGTAGAAGGTTCGGAGTCTAGTTGGAACGAAACCAAATATATTACATTGATGTTTTCTACACATTAAAAATGTCATACCACCCAAGGTAACAGCATGCACTGGTGTGCGTTTGGGAAGCAACTTTTCTGTAAAATGAAAGTTCCATCTGTCAGTATCAAATACAAGGAGCAACCGGGCATGGAGAGATTAATCACTCAACTAAATATGTTTTACTATTTGAATGTACCCCTGGCTGCAAAGCTTGGAGGAACCGAAGGGAAGTCGTCATCTGAAGAACTTTCGAACACCTTGGGACGTCTGATCCTCTTTGGGGGTAGTTCATCCACGAGGTCAGAGGTATATTCGGAAACGGGAAGCATCTTTCTGGCATCCTCGTAACATTCTGAAAGAAAGGAAGTTGGTAGCTGCTTTCCTTCTCATAGTAGGTTTGAAACACTTACTGAAGATTCCTTTCACTTCCACCTCAAGTTCTTGGCAGGAACTTCCAGGAGGACATCCTTTTCTTATGAGCTTTTCGACTTTGTGGCTTGG contains:
- the LOC135396571 gene encoding uncharacterized protein LOC135396571 isoform X2, whose protein sequence is MVLAAVVVCSVLCLVQKSPNVYVVRRVHASENKMKPSTVTPPFAIVHFVLRNEVEVIPCSWLSGNTCMWPNLPSHKVEKLIRKGCPPGSSCQELEVEVKGIFKCYEDARKMLPVSEYTSDLVDELPPKRIRRPKVFESSSDDDFPSVPPSFAAREKLLPKRTPVHAVTLGDSEPSTLVDHRDSSVTGTHREHCPGPADFEEYSELEGASFRTGCAGDSPPITCNQRSSQVPQRQLHTEPAHSGARTLPAASTTTRSQTQAMPDCEFQRQVLKSLNILRMAMQQHSELLSSLVPQQSSLVEAPLLLSEPLDSVEDVDNFERQLTPDRQKQLVTELMLLGGSSLKCAVKRILSHMFTDKLAQLYSWEGRKGKFKFVDLTLPGLILRALHAQKKFSKVTEFEVQVVAKEWLRHAGDRCKRAKSIESVA
- the LOC135396571 gene encoding uncharacterized protein LOC135396571 isoform X3, producing MVLAAVVVCSVLCLVQKSPNVYVVRRVHASENKMKPSTVTPPFAIVHFVLRNEVEVIPCSWLSGNTCMWPNLPSHKVEKLIRKGCPPGSSCQELEVEVKGIFKCYEDARKMLPVSEYTSDLVDELPPKRIRRPKVFESSSDDDFPSVPPSFAAREKLLPKRTPVHAVTLDSEPSTLVDHRDSSVTGTHREHCPGPADFEEYSELEGASFRTGCAGDSPPITCNQRSSQVPQRQLHTEPAHSGARTLPAASTTTRSQTQAMPDCEFQRQVLKSLNILRMAMQQHSELLSSLVPQQSSLVEAPLLLSEPLDSVEDVDNFERQLTPDRQKQLVTELMLLGGSSLKCAVKRILSHMFTDKLAQLYSWEGRKGKFKFVDLTLPGLILRALHAQKKFSKVTEFEVQVVAKEWLRHAGDRCKRAKSIESAVA
- the LOC135396571 gene encoding uncharacterized protein LOC135396571 isoform X1 — protein: MVLAAVVVCSVLCLVQKSPNVYVVRRVHASENKMKPSTVTPPFAIVHFVLRNEVEVIPCSWLSGNTCMWPNLPSHKVEKLIRKGCPPGSSCQELEVEVKGIFKCYEDARKMLPVSEYTSDLVDELPPKRIRRPKVFESSSDDDFPSVPPSFAAREKLLPKRTPVHAVTLGDSEPSTLVDHRDSSVTGTHREHCPGPADFEEYSELEGASFRTGCAGDSPPITCNQRSSQVPQRQLHTEPAHSGARTLPAASTTTRSQTQAMPDCEFQRQVLKSLNILRMAMQQHSELLSSLVPQQSSLVEAPLLLSEPLDSVEDVDNFERQLTPDRQKQLVTELMLLGGSSLKCAVKRILSHMFTDKLAQLYSWEGRKGKFKFVDLTLPGLILRALHAQKKFSKVTEFEVQVVAKEWLRHAGDRCKRAKSIESAVA